A region from the Mycolicibacterium phlei genome encodes:
- a CDS encoding cupin domain-containing protein, protein MGSYNPAMQKARFADIESDVHGLISKRTAVLDGVSVTQVTFDKGARWSNDLKDYAGTELCELPHVAVVLSGALAVRMADGSEEVFSAGDVMLLPPGHDAWTVGDEACTFVEFARGNDYYAR, encoded by the coding sequence ATGGGCAGCTACAACCCCGCGATGCAGAAGGCTCGGTTCGCCGACATCGAGAGTGACGTGCACGGGCTGATCTCCAAACGCACCGCCGTCCTCGACGGGGTGTCGGTGACGCAGGTGACCTTCGACAAGGGCGCCAGGTGGTCGAACGATCTCAAGGACTATGCGGGTACCGAGTTGTGCGAGCTACCGCACGTCGCCGTCGTCCTCAGTGGCGCGCTGGCGGTGCGGATGGCCGATGGCTCCGAGGAGGTGTTCTCGGCGGGCGACGTCATGCTGCTCCCGCCTGGGCATGACGCGTGGACGGTCGGCGACGAGGCGTGCACGTTCGTGGAGTTCGCGCGCGGCAACGACTACTACGCGCGCTGA
- the nei2 gene encoding endonuclease VIII Nei2 — MPEGDTVYRAATKLREALVGKALTRCDVRVPKFATVDLTGCVVDEVLSRGKHLFIRVGDASIHSHLKMEGAWLIDGQIRRVPEFKIRILLATADSRAAGVDLGVLEILRRDQDMEAVAHLGPDLLGDDWEPRVARDNLVAEPDRPLAEALLDQRVMAGVGNVYANELCFVTGYLPTTPVGAVKDPLRMVQRARDMLWLNRSRVNRTTTGDTRGGRDLWVYGRRGKPCRRCGTPIRWDDSGDRVSYWCPNCQR; from the coding sequence ATGCCCGAAGGCGACACCGTCTACCGCGCCGCCACCAAGCTGCGAGAGGCACTGGTGGGCAAGGCGCTGACCCGCTGCGATGTGCGGGTGCCGAAGTTCGCGACCGTGGACCTGACCGGGTGCGTGGTCGACGAGGTGCTCAGCCGCGGTAAGCACCTGTTCATCCGCGTCGGCGACGCCAGCATCCACTCGCACCTGAAGATGGAGGGCGCGTGGCTGATCGACGGGCAGATCCGCCGGGTGCCGGAGTTCAAGATCCGGATCCTGTTGGCGACGGCCGATTCCCGCGCCGCCGGCGTGGATCTGGGCGTGCTGGAGATCCTGCGGCGCGACCAGGACATGGAGGCCGTCGCGCATCTAGGGCCGGATCTGCTCGGCGACGACTGGGAGCCGCGCGTCGCGCGCGACAACCTCGTCGCCGAGCCGGACCGGCCGCTGGCCGAGGCGTTGCTCGACCAGCGGGTGATGGCCGGCGTCGGCAACGTCTACGCCAACGAGTTGTGTTTCGTCACCGGGTATCTGCCGACCACCCCGGTGGGCGCCGTCAAGGATCCGCTGCGGATGGTGCAGCGGGCGCGAGACATGCTGTGGCTCAACCGTTCCCGGGTCAACCGCACCACCACCGGAGACACCCGCGGCGGCCGGGACCTGTGGGTGTACGGCCGCAGGGGTAAACCGTGCCGGCGCTGCGGCACCCCGATCCGGTGGGACGACTCCGGCGATCGGGTCTCCTACTGGTGCCCGAACTGCCAGCGCTAG
- a CDS encoding fatty acid desaturase family protein: MTLTTTQPRTLEKTVAGHTVTLTAEQAEAFGRELDALKESVIADLGERDATYIRRMVKAQRGFEVAGRALLFGGVFPPFWLAGTAMLGVAKILDNMEIGHNVMHGQYDWMNDPALSSRAFEWDTACPSDQWRHSHNYMHHTYTNIVGMDRDVGYGILRISKDQPWKPYFLGNPVYAFLLMVLFQYGVALHDLETERILAGEVTVAEKREILEGIWRKTRRQTLKDYVAFPLLAGPFAPWVLTGNLTANLIRNVWSYMIIFCGHFPDDVQEFSVEETKAETRGQWYFRQVLGSANLTGLFPRRFARPDGKLFHILSGNLSFQIEHHLFPDIPAHRLAEISTQVREICGRYGIPYNSGSLPRQFATVVRKIVRLALP, from the coding sequence ATGACTCTCACAACGACACAACCCCGGACGCTCGAGAAGACCGTCGCCGGGCACACCGTCACGCTGACCGCCGAGCAGGCCGAGGCGTTCGGCCGCGAACTCGACGCCCTCAAGGAGAGCGTCATCGCCGACCTCGGCGAGCGCGACGCCACCTACATCCGCCGAATGGTCAAGGCCCAACGGGGATTTGAGGTCGCCGGCCGGGCGCTGCTGTTCGGCGGGGTGTTCCCGCCGTTCTGGTTGGCCGGCACTGCGATGCTGGGCGTGGCGAAGATCCTCGACAACATGGAGATCGGCCACAACGTCATGCACGGCCAGTACGACTGGATGAACGATCCGGCGCTGTCCAGCCGTGCGTTCGAGTGGGACACCGCCTGCCCGAGTGACCAGTGGCGACACTCGCACAACTACATGCACCACACCTACACCAACATCGTCGGCATGGACCGCGACGTCGGCTACGGCATCCTGCGGATCAGCAAGGACCAGCCGTGGAAGCCGTACTTCTTGGGCAACCCCGTCTACGCGTTCCTGCTGATGGTGCTGTTCCAGTACGGTGTCGCGCTGCACGATCTCGAGACCGAACGCATCCTCGCCGGCGAGGTCACGGTGGCCGAGAAACGCGAGATCCTCGAAGGCATCTGGCGCAAGACCCGACGCCAGACGCTCAAGGACTACGTGGCGTTTCCGCTGCTGGCCGGGCCGTTCGCGCCGTGGGTGCTCACCGGCAACCTGACCGCCAACCTGATCCGCAACGTGTGGTCGTACATGATCATCTTCTGCGGGCACTTTCCCGACGACGTCCAGGAGTTCTCCGTCGAGGAGACCAAGGCCGAGACTCGCGGCCAGTGGTACTTCCGCCAGGTGCTCGGATCGGCGAACCTCACCGGTCTCTTCCCCCGTCGCTTCGCTCGCCCCGACGGGAAGCTGTTCCACATCCTGTCCGGCAACCTGTCGTTCCAGATCGAACACCACCTGTTCCCGGACATCCCGGCCCACCGGCTCGCGGAGATCTCCACGCAGGTGCGCGAGATCTGCGGCCGCTACGGCATCCCGTACAACAGCGGGTCGCTGCCGCGCCAGTTCGCGACCGTGGTGCGCAAGATCGTCCGCCTCGCCCTGCCCTGA
- a CDS encoding ferredoxin reductase, producing MFTGNSTGTLARRVLRSPLIDLLTGPHGVDRYTELVAPTWTDAEARAQVVAVTRPTPRAVTLTLRPNRAFTGFRAGQHVNLAVEIDGRRRVRPYSPACAENAGHLELTIGRHDGGLVSTYLYEHASPGMVVGLSDAAGDFVLPAERPHRILFISGGSGITPVMSMLRTLRAERFAGEIAFLHYARGADEACYRAELAAMTGVRVLHGYTRATDGSDLDGRFGPAHLAKAMPDLDSDTAVYVCGPAELVDAVKTHCPQARSESFVPPRLTTVASGGAVRFTKSGTTVTDDGRPLLEQAEAAGLTPESGCRMGICHSCTRRKTHGVVKNLITGAVSGPDAEDVQICVSAPVGDVDLLL from the coding sequence ATGTTCACTGGAAATTCCACTGGAACGTTGGCCCGGCGGGTGCTCCGGTCACCGCTGATCGACCTGCTCACCGGGCCGCACGGAGTGGACCGCTACACCGAGCTCGTCGCCCCGACCTGGACCGACGCCGAGGCCCGCGCCCAGGTCGTCGCCGTCACGCGGCCGACGCCGCGCGCCGTCACCCTGACCCTGCGCCCCAACCGTGCGTTCACCGGCTTCCGGGCAGGTCAGCACGTCAACCTCGCCGTCGAGATCGACGGTCGGCGCCGTGTCCGCCCCTACTCACCGGCCTGCGCGGAGAACGCCGGCCACCTCGAGCTGACCATCGGCCGCCACGACGGCGGGCTGGTCTCCACCTACCTCTACGAGCACGCCAGCCCCGGCATGGTCGTCGGCCTGAGCGACGCCGCCGGCGACTTCGTGCTGCCGGCCGAACGCCCCCACCGGATCCTGTTCATCTCCGGCGGCAGCGGCATCACCCCGGTGATGTCGATGCTGCGCACCCTGCGAGCCGAGCGCTTCGCGGGCGAGATCGCGTTCCTGCACTACGCGCGCGGCGCCGACGAGGCCTGCTACCGCGCCGAGCTGGCCGCGATGACCGGGGTGCGGGTGCTGCACGGCTACACCCGCGCGACCGACGGCTCCGACCTCGACGGCCGCTTCGGCCCCGCACATCTGGCCAAGGCGATGCCCGACCTCGACAGCGACACCGCGGTCTACGTGTGCGGCCCCGCCGAACTCGTCGACGCCGTGAAGACGCACTGCCCGCAGGCCCGTTCGGAAAGCTTTGTGCCACCCCGGTTGACGACCGTCGCATCGGGCGGCGCGGTTCGCTTCACCAAGTCCGGGACGACGGTCACCGACGACGGCCGCCCCCTGCTGGAGCAGGCCGAGGCCGCCGGGCTGACCCCCGAGAGCGGATGCCGGATGGGCATCTGCCACAGCTGCACCCGCCGCAAGACCCACGGCGTGGTGAAGAACCTGATCACCGGAGCGGTGTCGGGTCCCGACGCCGAGGACGTGCAGATCTGCGTGTCCGCGCCCGTCGGCGACGTCGACCTCCTGCTTTAA
- a CDS encoding Ig-like domain-containing protein — translation MAGMNRGRHRRNPRTTSPQAIYPHFTLRAEDHAATSLEPATAAHYSRYIGRVGALAVALGIGVVVGTGHHGLAVAYADTDSASDDPGTGGMQVSSSGGRIDSDDDTDQVTDADELPADDDESAGEDTTASEPASEPETTPADDAESAPTEQTDATPARSDKDRPAAEIGSQHDTFTPAASDTTVIDSTLQSVGRAGATSVGVEDVTLNQVAHHATIAPPTFASATAVNPLQAVLAAPKAVVDLAHTVVAALLTPIFGTPSAPAQPPLLWAMLEFVRREVQRTFFNRTPLAVNQEITLVLKPGEESDPISFHVHDFDGESLKYYVPTQGVAGGPTHGSVTVDQATGTFTYTPDPGFTGTDEFRLTVSDAQTRPHLHGLLGFLRPHWGHTDSAKITITVVSAAQPPVTADDRFVAEQGKTIVGNVLANDSALDGETLTAALVTGPRYGKLAFSVDGSFTYEPDPEYHGMDSFVYTAFNGELSSTGRVDIVITPVNRAPVGVDDAYTTSEDTAVTGNVLTNDRDPDGDAVTAVLDTPAAHGDVELNADGSFTYTPHADYHGEDTFTYTVSDGQGGTADSTVTITVNPVNDAPVANDDRFTVAEDGTLTGKVLANDTDADADTLTASLVSGPSHGTLTLNDDGSFTYTPNENYYGTDTFSYAVSDGTAVSDVATITFEITPVNDAPVADNDTFTVAEDGSLHDSVLANDREVDGDTVTATLVTGPANGALTLNGDGSFTYVPDADFSGTDSFTYQTSDGELTSNTALVTIVVTPVNDAPVAKDDDYTVGEGTQLTGNVLDNDTDTDGDRLTAEVVSGPSHGSLTLNADGTFTYTPEADYNGTDSFTYAAGDGRLGDTAVVTISVTAVNDAPVAVNDEYTIGEDSALTDNVLTNDFDPDNDDLSAAVVSGPTHGSLKLNADGTFTYTPEADYNGTDSFVYSVTDAKNATSNLATVTINVTPVNDAPVATDDSYTTDEGTQLTGDVLTNDTDIDGDTLTTSLVGAPTHGKLDFNADGTFTYTPDENFNGTDIFVYRVSDGGTTTRLGTVTITVTPVNDAPVTVDGSVKITEDTTHSGNVLNHVTDADGDTLTTTVHTEPNNGTLHLQADGSYTYTPNTDYTGTDSFSYTVSDGTLTSDVATVTITVTAVNDAPVAGDDTVTTNEDTAVQGNVLTNDTDVDGKTTIASMTVVTGPTKGTLDLNTATGEFTYTPAADVNGTDTFTYTITDSDGATSNTATVTITITAVNDAPVASDDAYSVNQGQTLTVSGPGVVGNDFDVDGDAITATLVNGPASGTVTLNKDGSFTYTPTAGFSGTDSFTYQLSDGTTTGNIATVSITVVDNIAPVAIDVQTIDSGVRDSGLSSEGLISKGDQIVFTFSEPIDPSSILAGWDGTAPANVVVRAYDATVLGFPTENGYDSLVVYDAANQELLPFGRIDLGRADYVTGGNGEYVTFGATGDPSTMTLAGNTLTITIGTYQSEFTGVVRAYGLGWSKLTWTPAEGITDLAGNPLTPAPVIESGGNDRDF, via the coding sequence ATGGCTGGAATGAACAGGGGACGTCATCGGAGGAACCCCCGCACGACGAGCCCACAGGCGATCTACCCGCACTTCACCCTGCGCGCCGAGGACCACGCGGCGACCAGCCTCGAGCCGGCCACCGCGGCGCACTACTCGCGCTACATCGGCCGGGTCGGCGCACTGGCCGTGGCGCTCGGCATCGGCGTCGTGGTCGGCACCGGCCACCACGGCCTGGCCGTCGCCTACGCGGACACCGACTCCGCCTCCGACGACCCCGGCACCGGCGGCATGCAGGTCAGCAGTTCCGGTGGGCGCATCGACTCCGACGACGACACCGATCAGGTCACCGACGCCGATGAACTACCGGCAGACGACGACGAATCCGCCGGCGAGGACACCACCGCATCCGAGCCCGCCAGTGAGCCGGAAACGACCCCCGCCGACGACGCCGAGTCGGCCCCCACCGAGCAGACCGACGCGACACCGGCACGCAGCGACAAGGACCGTCCCGCCGCCGAAATCGGTTCGCAGCACGACACATTCACCCCGGCGGCCAGCGACACGACCGTCATCGACTCGACTCTGCAGTCGGTCGGCCGGGCCGGTGCCACGTCCGTCGGCGTCGAGGACGTCACGCTGAACCAGGTGGCCCACCACGCCACGATCGCCCCGCCGACGTTCGCGTCGGCGACCGCGGTCAACCCGCTGCAGGCGGTGCTGGCCGCACCCAAGGCCGTCGTCGACCTCGCGCACACCGTCGTCGCCGCCCTGCTGACCCCGATCTTCGGCACCCCGTCGGCTCCGGCTCAGCCGCCGCTGCTGTGGGCGATGCTGGAGTTCGTCCGCCGCGAGGTCCAGCGCACCTTCTTCAACCGCACTCCCCTGGCCGTCAACCAGGAGATCACCCTGGTGCTCAAGCCCGGCGAGGAAAGCGACCCGATCTCCTTCCACGTGCACGACTTCGACGGCGAGAGCCTGAAGTACTACGTGCCGACGCAGGGTGTCGCCGGCGGGCCGACGCACGGCTCGGTCACCGTCGACCAGGCCACCGGCACCTTCACCTACACCCCCGACCCCGGCTTCACCGGCACCGACGAGTTCCGGCTCACCGTGAGCGATGCGCAGACCCGACCGCACCTGCACGGCCTGCTCGGCTTCCTGCGCCCGCACTGGGGCCACACCGACTCGGCGAAGATCACCATCACCGTGGTCTCCGCGGCCCAGCCCCCGGTCACCGCGGACGACCGCTTCGTGGCCGAGCAGGGCAAGACCATCGTCGGCAACGTGCTGGCCAACGACAGCGCCCTGGACGGCGAAACCCTCACCGCCGCACTGGTCACCGGGCCGCGCTACGGGAAACTGGCGTTCTCGGTGGACGGTTCGTTCACCTACGAGCCCGATCCCGAGTATCACGGCATGGACAGCTTCGTCTACACGGCGTTCAACGGCGAACTCAGCAGCACCGGCCGGGTGGACATCGTCATCACGCCGGTCAACCGCGCACCGGTCGGCGTCGACGACGCGTACACCACCAGCGAGGACACGGCCGTCACCGGCAACGTGCTGACCAACGACCGCGACCCCGACGGTGACGCCGTCACCGCGGTGCTCGACACCCCCGCCGCGCACGGCGATGTCGAACTCAACGCCGACGGCTCGTTCACCTACACCCCGCACGCCGACTACCACGGCGAGGACACGTTCACCTACACCGTCTCCGATGGGCAGGGCGGCACCGCGGACAGCACCGTCACGATCACCGTCAACCCGGTCAACGACGCGCCGGTCGCCAACGACGACCGCTTCACCGTCGCCGAGGACGGCACGCTCACCGGCAAGGTGCTGGCCAACGACACCGACGCCGACGCCGACACGCTCACCGCGTCACTGGTCAGCGGGCCCAGCCACGGCACCCTCACCCTCAACGACGACGGCAGCTTCACCTACACGCCGAACGAGAACTACTACGGCACCGACACATTCAGCTACGCCGTGTCCGACGGCACCGCGGTCAGCGACGTCGCGACGATCACCTTCGAGATCACCCCGGTCAACGACGCGCCGGTCGCTGACAACGACACGTTCACGGTGGCCGAGGACGGCTCGCTGCACGACTCGGTCCTGGCCAACGACCGCGAGGTCGACGGTGACACGGTCACCGCGACGCTGGTGACGGGCCCGGCGAACGGTGCGCTCACGCTCAACGGCGACGGCAGCTTCACCTACGTGCCCGACGCCGACTTCAGCGGCACCGACAGCTTCACCTACCAGACCTCCGACGGCGAGCTGACCAGCAACACCGCCCTGGTCACCATCGTGGTGACCCCGGTCAACGACGCCCCGGTGGCCAAGGACGACGACTACACCGTCGGCGAGGGCACCCAGCTGACCGGCAACGTCCTGGACAACGACACCGACACCGACGGCGATCGGCTTACCGCCGAGGTGGTTTCGGGTCCGAGCCACGGCTCGCTGACGCTCAACGCCGACGGCACGTTCACCTACACGCCCGAGGCGGACTACAACGGCACCGACAGCTTCACCTACGCCGCCGGCGACGGCCGCCTCGGCGACACCGCCGTGGTGACCATCTCCGTGACCGCCGTCAACGACGCCCCGGTCGCGGTCAACGACGAGTACACGATCGGCGAGGACAGCGCCCTCACCGACAACGTGCTGACCAACGACTTCGACCCCGACAACGACGATCTCAGCGCCGCAGTGGTTTCCGGGCCGACACACGGCTCGCTGAAGCTCAACGCCGACGGCACGTTCACCTACACACCCGAGGCGGACTACAACGGCACCGACAGCTTCGTCTACTCGGTGACCGACGCGAAGAACGCGACGAGCAACCTCGCGACGGTGACCATCAACGTCACGCCGGTCAACGACGCGCCGGTGGCCACCGACGACTCGTACACGACCGACGAGGGCACCCAGCTGACCGGCGACGTGCTGACCAACGACACCGACATCGACGGCGACACGCTCACCACGTCGCTGGTGGGTGCACCGACGCACGGCAAGCTGGACTTCAACGCGGACGGCACCTTCACCTACACGCCGGACGAGAACTTCAACGGCACCGACATTTTCGTGTACCGGGTCAGCGACGGCGGCACCACCACCAGGCTCGGCACGGTCACCATCACCGTCACCCCGGTCAACGACGCGCCGGTGACCGTCGACGGCTCCGTGAAGATTACCGAGGACACCACCCACAGCGGTAACGTCCTCAACCACGTCACCGACGCCGACGGCGACACCCTGACCACGACGGTGCACACCGAGCCGAACAACGGCACGCTGCACCTGCAGGCGGACGGCAGTTACACCTACACCCCGAACACCGACTACACCGGCACCGACAGCTTCAGCTACACCGTCTCCGACGGCACGCTCACGAGCGACGTCGCGACGGTGACGATCACGGTGACGGCCGTCAACGACGCACCGGTGGCCGGCGATGACACCGTCACCACCAACGAGGACACCGCCGTGCAGGGCAACGTGCTGACCAACGACACCGACGTCGACGGCAAGACGACCATCGCGTCGATGACCGTCGTGACCGGACCCACCAAGGGCACCCTCGATCTCAACACGGCCACAGGCGAATTCACCTACACGCCGGCGGCGGACGTGAACGGCACCGACACCTTCACCTATACGATCACCGACAGCGACGGCGCGACCAGCAACACCGCGACCGTCACGATCACGATCACGGCGGTCAACGACGCACCGGTGGCCAGCGACGACGCGTACTCGGTGAACCAGGGTCAGACGCTGACGGTCTCCGGCCCCGGCGTGGTCGGCAACGACTTCGACGTCGACGGTGACGCGATCACCGCCACGCTGGTCAACGGGCCCGCCAGCGGCACCGTGACTTTGAACAAGGACGGGTCGTTCACCTACACCCCGACGGCCGGCTTCAGCGGGACGGACAGTTTCACCTACCAGCTCAGCGACGGCACCACGACCGGCAACATCGCCACCGTCAGCATCACCGTCGTGGACAACATCGCCCCGGTGGCGATCGACGTGCAGACGATCGACAGCGGCGTGCGCGACTCGGGGCTGTCCAGCGAGGGCCTGATCAGCAAGGGCGATCAGATCGTGTTCACGTTCAGCGAGCCGATCGACCCGAGCTCGATCCTGGCCGGCTGGGACGGCACCGCCCCCGCCAACGTGGTGGTCCGGGCGTATGACGCCACGGTCCTCGGCTTCCCCACCGAGAACGGGTACGACAGCCTGGTGGTGTACGACGCGGCCAACCAGGAGCTGCTGCCCTTCGGCCGGATCGACCTGGGTCGGGCGGACTACGTGACCGGTGGCAACGGCGAGTACGTCACCTTCGGCGCGACCGGCGACCCGTCGACGATGACCCTGGCCGGCAACACGCTGACGATCACCATCGGCACGTACCAGTCGGAGTTCACGGGTGTCGTCCGTGCGTACGGCCTGGGCTGGAGCAAGCTGACGTGGACGCCGGCGGAGGGCATCACCGATCTCGCGGGCAATCCGCTGACCCCCGCCCCGGTCATCGAGTCCGGCGGCAACGACCGGGACTTCTGA